A region from the Variovorax paradoxus genome encodes:
- a CDS encoding aminotransferase-like domain-containing protein: MDSLPLYRQLAAHYVDAIHTGSLKQGDKLPSLRSLMRLHGISLSTALQLCRTMESDGWVEARDRSGYFVRRPRRLAIAPIEEPAAGVPPDPAQYVGIHAKVSDFVARRRQLSEKLNLSIARGAPELYPAEALRNAMTRMLRQQPDMLTVAAPLKGHRQFREVLAQRSLRVGMAISPEDILVTNGCIEALNLALRAVAQPGDTVAVESPTFYGLLQVLESLGMRALEIPTSPQTGLSIEALELAIRTYDNIKAVVVVPHLQNPLGSVMPDAHKARLAQLCERHEIPLIEDDTYSELVDAPTPPRALKSWDASGNVIHCASLHKILAPGLRLGWITAGRWHARVEMLKYAQTRNNEGLSQSGAGLFMATGAYDRHLRHLRSCLKTQREQTADAIAGYFPTGTRINLPPGGLQLWVELPERLSSSRVFDAALAERIVVAPGTLFSNSSRFDHYLRINCGWPYGEEVDTGLRRLGQIVEALMSRGAGAAAAQPMRPASPPAPARPPEARRSQSSSARAA, from the coding sequence AGGGCGACAAGCTGCCTTCGCTGCGCAGCCTCATGCGCCTGCACGGCATCAGCCTGTCGACCGCGCTGCAGCTGTGCCGCACGATGGAAAGCGACGGCTGGGTCGAGGCGCGTGACCGCTCGGGCTACTTCGTGCGCCGGCCACGGCGGCTGGCGATTGCGCCGATCGAAGAGCCCGCGGCCGGCGTGCCACCCGACCCGGCGCAGTACGTGGGCATCCATGCCAAGGTGTCGGACTTCGTGGCGCGCCGGCGGCAGCTCTCCGAGAAGCTCAACCTTTCGATCGCGCGCGGCGCACCGGAGCTGTATCCGGCCGAGGCGCTGCGCAATGCGATGACGCGCATGCTGCGCCAGCAGCCGGACATGCTGACGGTCGCGGCGCCGCTCAAGGGCCATCGCCAGTTCCGCGAGGTGCTCGCGCAGCGCAGCCTGCGCGTGGGCATGGCGATCTCGCCGGAAGACATCCTGGTCACCAACGGCTGCATCGAGGCGCTCAACCTCGCGCTGCGCGCCGTGGCGCAGCCAGGCGACACGGTGGCGGTGGAGTCGCCCACCTTCTACGGCCTGCTGCAGGTGCTCGAGAGCCTGGGCATGCGCGCGCTGGAGATCCCGACCAGCCCGCAGACCGGCCTCTCCATCGAGGCGCTGGAGCTCGCGATCCGCACCTACGACAACATCAAGGCCGTGGTGGTGGTGCCGCACCTGCAGAACCCGCTGGGCAGCGTGATGCCCGATGCCCACAAGGCGCGGCTTGCGCAGCTGTGCGAGCGGCATGAGATTCCGCTGATCGAGGACGACACCTACAGCGAGCTCGTCGATGCCCCGACGCCGCCGCGCGCCCTCAAGTCCTGGGATGCCAGCGGCAATGTGATCCATTGCGCCTCGCTGCACAAGATCCTTGCGCCCGGCCTGCGGCTGGGCTGGATCACGGCCGGCCGCTGGCACGCGCGGGTGGAGATGCTCAAGTACGCGCAGACCCGCAACAACGAGGGCCTGTCGCAAAGCGGGGCCGGCCTGTTCATGGCCACCGGCGCCTACGACCGCCATCTGCGCCACTTGCGCAGCTGCCTGAAGACGCAGCGCGAGCAGACCGCCGATGCGATCGCCGGCTACTTTCCAACGGGCACGCGCATCAACCTGCCGCCCGGCGGGCTGCAGCTGTGGGTCGAGCTGCCCGAGCGCCTGTCGTCATCGCGGGTCTTCGATGCGGCGCTCGCGGAGCGGATCGTGGTGGCGCCCGGCACGCTGTTCTCCAACTCCTCGCGCTTCGATCACTACCTGCGCATCAACTGCGGCTGGCCCTATGGCGAGGAGGTCGACACGGGCCTGCGCCGGCTGGGCCAGATCGTCGAGGCACTGATGAGCCGCGGCGCCGGAGCGGCTGCGGCGCAGCCCATGCGGCCGGCATCGCCCCCGGCTCCCGCCCGGCCGCCCGAGGCGCGCCGGAGTCAGTCCAGCAGTGCCAGAGCGGCGTAG
- a CDS encoding ROK family protein: protein MRACVDIGGTKVAVSLSPSSDAPLAGRRSEPTAKTGDNDAVAVQIMRMIDEVCAEQGIAPADIDRVGVSSTGPFELRDGMVELATPNICGGIAGPARGLPNSWMTAIIEAPLARRFGRVRVENDAVAALEAERHWGALQGLDHCAYVTWSTGVGVGLCVDGRALRGKNGNAGHAGHSFVVDDASGALCGCGNLGDVEALVAGNSIARRFGQPAPDLFSAASGGEPHAIEIVDALCRVMGRMIYNLIATLDLQRISLGGSVFWHHRDFLLPRLQAQVDGKLKPLTRGVLLVPAGLGEKVGDYAALALLD, encoded by the coding sequence ATGAGAGCCTGCGTTGACATCGGCGGCACCAAGGTGGCCGTGAGCCTTTCCCCTTCGAGCGATGCGCCGCTGGCCGGCCGCCGCAGCGAGCCGACCGCCAAGACCGGCGACAACGACGCCGTGGCGGTGCAGATCATGCGCATGATCGACGAGGTCTGCGCCGAGCAGGGCATCGCTCCCGCCGACATCGACCGCGTGGGCGTCTCGTCCACCGGCCCCTTCGAACTGCGCGACGGCATGGTGGAACTGGCCACGCCCAATATCTGCGGCGGCATTGCCGGACCGGCGCGCGGCCTGCCCAACAGCTGGATGACGGCGATCATCGAAGCCCCGCTGGCCCGGCGCTTCGGCCGCGTGCGGGTCGAGAACGACGCCGTGGCCGCGCTCGAGGCCGAGCGCCACTGGGGCGCGCTGCAGGGCCTGGACCACTGCGCCTACGTCACCTGGAGCACCGGCGTGGGCGTGGGCCTGTGCGTGGACGGCCGTGCGCTGCGCGGCAAGAACGGCAATGCCGGCCATGCGGGCCACAGCTTTGTGGTGGACGACGCCAGCGGCGCGCTCTGCGGCTGCGGCAACCTCGGCGACGTGGAGGCGCTGGTGGCGGGCAACTCGATCGCGCGCCGCTTCGGGCAGCCCGCGCCCGACCTGTTCTCGGCCGCCTCGGGCGGTGAGCCGCACGCCATCGAGATCGTCGATGCGCTGTGCCGCGTGATGGGCCGGATGATCTACAACCTGATTGCCACGCTCGACCTCCAGCGCATCAGCCTGGGCGGCAGCGTGTTCTGGCACCACCGCGATTTTCTGCTGCCGCGGCTGCAGGCGCAGGTCGACGGCAAGCTCAAGCCGCTCACGCGCGGCGTGCTGCTGGTGCCCGCGGGGCTCGGCGAAAAGGTCGGCGACTACGCCGCTCTGGCACTGCTGGACTGA
- a CDS encoding DUF2905 domain-containing protein produces MIRWLIVVVLALVLMSGLTAWLRRFGFGRLPGDFEFRAFGRDWQLPISSTLVLSMIAALVARFV; encoded by the coding sequence ATGATCCGCTGGCTGATCGTCGTCGTCCTTGCCCTGGTGCTCATGAGCGGCCTCACGGCCTGGCTGCGCCGGTTCGGCTTCGGGCGGCTGCCTGGCGATTTCGAATTCCGCGCTTTCGGCCGCGACTGGCAGCTGCCGATCTCGAGCACCCTGGTGCTCAGCATGATCGCGGCGCTGGTGGCGCGCTTCGTCTAG
- the hisN gene encoding histidinol-phosphatase, whose protein sequence is MSSPASDLLSIANALADAAAAHSMRHFRTPLDIITKADESPVTLADRAAETAMREILAVRAAADGIFGEEHGLERLDAERVWVLDPIDGTRSFITGSPLWGTLIGLLQGSRVVLGMIDMPVLKERWIGQAGQGATRDGQPVHASGCTEMARARIVTTSPDIFAPADWQAFDRLSRQCAMRRFGGDCYGYAQLAGGTIDLVVETGLQPYDYLGPAGVIEAAGGVITDWQGQPLGLESDGRVIAAATPELHRQAMAILAA, encoded by the coding sequence ATGAGCTCCCCAGCCTCCGATCTCCTGTCGATTGCCAATGCGCTGGCCGATGCGGCCGCCGCGCATTCGATGCGCCATTTCCGCACGCCGCTCGACATCATCACCAAGGCCGACGAGAGCCCCGTCACGCTGGCGGACCGCGCCGCCGAGACGGCCATGCGCGAGATCCTGGCCGTGCGCGCTGCGGCGGACGGCATCTTCGGCGAGGAGCACGGCCTCGAACGGCTCGACGCCGAGCGCGTCTGGGTGCTCGACCCGATCGACGGCACGCGCAGCTTCATCACCGGATCGCCGCTCTGGGGCACGCTGATCGGCCTGCTGCAGGGCTCGCGCGTGGTGCTGGGCATGATCGACATGCCGGTGCTCAAGGAGCGCTGGATCGGCCAGGCCGGCCAGGGCGCCACGCGCGACGGCCAGCCGGTGCACGCGAGCGGCTGCACCGAAATGGCCAGGGCGCGCATCGTCACCACCTCGCCCGACATCTTCGCGCCGGCCGACTGGCAGGCTTTCGACCGCCTCAGCCGGCAGTGCGCGATGCGGCGCTTCGGCGGCGACTGCTACGGCTACGCCCAGCTGGCAGGCGGCACCATCGACCTGGTGGTGGAAACCGGGCTGCAGCCCTACGACTACCTGGGCCCGGCGGGCGTGATCGAGGCCGCGGGCGGCGTTATCACCGACTGGCAGGGCCAGCCGCTGGGGCTCGAGTCCGATGGCCGGGTGATTGCGGCCGCAACGCCCGAACTTCACCGACAAGCCATGGCCATCCTTGCGGCCTAG
- a CDS encoding DUF5329 family protein, producing MAPFRFLRTALLALVLGLAAAMAQATPSASEQKLIDTLILRVSKMSSMTFMRNGKEHDAAEAAKHMQAKFDHFKDEIATAEDFIDRCASRSEVTGKAYKVKMSNGSMRDANEFLNAELRALRRGGGRAGAG from the coding sequence ATGGCTCCATTCCGATTTCTGCGTACCGCGCTGCTGGCGCTTGTGCTCGGCCTTGCGGCCGCAATGGCCCAGGCCACCCCTTCCGCGTCGGAGCAAAAGCTCATCGACACGCTGATCCTGCGCGTCTCGAAGATGTCGTCGATGACCTTCATGCGCAACGGCAAGGAACACGACGCAGCCGAGGCCGCCAAGCACATGCAAGCCAAGTTCGATCACTTCAAGGACGAGATCGCCACGGCGGAAGACTTCATCGACCGCTGCGCCTCCCGTTCGGAAGTGACGGGCAAGGCCTACAAGGTCAAGATGTCGAACGGCTCGATGCGAGATGCCAACGAATTCCTCAATGCCGAACTGCGCGCGCTGCGCCGGGGCGGCGGCAGGGCCGGAGCCGGTTGA
- a CDS encoding TauD/TfdA dioxygenase family protein, which produces MTAVLPRVARPAAQQHFEVRPFDAPVGAEIVGLDISKPINDEDFARIHRAHLDHHVLVFRDQQISPQEHIDFSRRFGPLEIHVLHQFHLKNHPEILIVSNIKENGEPIGLGDAGVYWHSDISYKPKPSLGSLLHAQELPSEGGDTLFADQHLAWESLRPELQQRILPLKAEHSYLAKYEELRAKNPWRPKLSQEQIDQVTPAVQPVVRTHPETGRKALFVSEHFTTRIVGLPQQESDALLAELFAHSVKPGFVYRHQWAPHDLVFWDNRSLMHLAAGTPDHLRRRLNRTTIVGDTPF; this is translated from the coding sequence ATGACAGCCGTTCTTCCCCGCGTGGCCAGGCCCGCCGCGCAGCAGCACTTCGAAGTGCGCCCCTTCGACGCCCCCGTAGGCGCCGAGATCGTCGGCCTCGACATCTCCAAGCCCATCAACGACGAAGATTTCGCACGCATCCACCGCGCGCATCTCGACCACCACGTGCTGGTGTTCCGCGACCAGCAGATCAGTCCGCAAGAACACATCGATTTCAGCCGCCGCTTCGGCCCGCTCGAAATCCATGTGCTGCACCAGTTCCACCTGAAGAACCATCCCGAGATCCTGATCGTCTCCAACATCAAGGAGAACGGCGAGCCCATCGGCCTGGGCGATGCGGGCGTCTACTGGCACTCCGATATCTCGTACAAGCCCAAGCCCAGCCTGGGCTCGCTGCTCCACGCGCAGGAGCTGCCGAGCGAAGGCGGCGACACGCTGTTCGCAGACCAGCACCTCGCCTGGGAGTCGCTCCGCCCTGAACTGCAGCAGCGCATCCTGCCGCTCAAGGCCGAGCACAGCTACCTCGCCAAGTACGAAGAGCTGCGCGCGAAGAACCCGTGGCGGCCGAAGCTCTCGCAGGAGCAGATCGACCAGGTCACGCCCGCCGTGCAGCCGGTGGTGCGCACGCATCCCGAAACCGGCCGCAAGGCGCTGTTCGTCAGCGAGCATTTCACGACGCGCATCGTCGGCCTGCCGCAGCAGGAAAGCGACGCGCTGCTGGCCGAACTGTTCGCTCACAGCGTGAAGCCCGGGTTCGTGTACCGCCATCAGTGGGCGCCGCACGACCTGGTGTTCTGGGACAACCGCTCGCTGATGCACCTGGCGGCCGGCACGCCCGATCACCTGCGGCGCCGCTTGAACCGCACCACCATCGTGGGTGACACGCCCTTCTGA
- a CDS encoding class I SAM-dependent methyltransferase, giving the protein MTTKTTTNSLPIALDILIARSVERAGGWIGFDRFMALALYAPGLGYYANSSAKFGHMPSSGSDFVTAPELTPMFGQALAAQVAEALAKTGTDTVWEFGAGTGALAVQLLHALDEMGRGDVRYRIVDLSGTLRERQQQALVRYAGRVEWLGELPEAMHGVVIGNEVLDAMPVQLLARVGGRWFERGVVRNARADGWTWADRETALRPPFEVPGEHDYLTEIHPQAEAFVATLADRLKKGAAFFIDYGFPEREYYHPQRHMGTVMCHRAHQADGDPLSDVGYKDITAHVNFTGIALAGQEAGLEVLGYTSQARFLLNCGLLERMGQGSTAERGMAARLIHEHEMGELFKVVGFAVGEGWEAMGFAEGDRSHTL; this is encoded by the coding sequence GTGACGACAAAAACGACCACGAACAGTTTACCCATCGCCCTCGATATCCTGATTGCCCGTTCGGTGGAACGCGCGGGCGGATGGATCGGCTTCGACCGCTTCATGGCGCTGGCCCTGTATGCGCCGGGGCTGGGCTATTACGCCAACAGCTCGGCCAAGTTCGGCCACATGCCCTCTTCGGGCAGCGACTTCGTGACGGCGCCGGAGCTCACGCCCATGTTCGGGCAGGCGCTCGCAGCGCAGGTGGCCGAGGCGCTCGCGAAGACCGGCACCGACACGGTCTGGGAGTTCGGCGCCGGCACCGGCGCGCTCGCGGTGCAGCTGCTGCACGCGCTCGACGAGATGGGCCGCGGCGACGTGCGCTACCGCATCGTCGACCTGTCCGGTACCTTGCGCGAGCGGCAGCAGCAGGCGCTGGTGCGCTACGCAGGGCGCGTCGAATGGCTTGGCGAACTTCCCGAGGCGATGCACGGCGTGGTGATCGGCAACGAGGTGCTCGACGCGATGCCGGTGCAGCTGCTGGCACGCGTGGGCGGCCGATGGTTCGAGCGCGGCGTGGTGCGCAATGCACGCGCCGACGGCTGGACCTGGGCCGACCGCGAGACCGCGCTGCGGCCGCCGTTCGAGGTGCCCGGCGAGCACGACTACCTGACCGAAATCCATCCGCAGGCCGAGGCCTTTGTCGCGACCCTGGCGGACCGCCTGAAGAAAGGCGCGGCCTTCTTCATCGACTATGGTTTTCCGGAGCGCGAGTACTACCACCCGCAGCGCCACATGGGCACCGTGATGTGCCACCGCGCACACCAGGCCGACGGCGATCCGCTGTCCGACGTGGGCTACAAGGACATCACGGCGCACGTCAATTTCACCGGCATCGCGCTCGCGGGGCAGGAAGCCGGGCTCGAGGTGCTGGGCTACACCAGCCAGGCGCGCTTTCTGCTGAACTGCGGGCTGCTGGAGAGGATGGGGCAGGGCAGCACTGCCGAGAGGGGAATGGCAGCCCGGCTCATTCACGAGCATGAAATGGGGGAGCTGTTCAAGGTGGTGGGGTTTGCGGTGGGAGAAGGGTGGGAGGCGATGGGGTTTGCGGAGGGGGATCGGAGTCATACGCTTTGA
- a CDS encoding SDR family oxidoreductase, with the protein MSTVPLPPVTPARRTVLVTGAGRRLGREIALALAAGGWQVAVHYRSSRAEAEQTAADCAGLAGSSAVFEADLLDEGATRALLPRVAAHFGGVDAVVHSAALFEHDDAASFSYALMERHARSNTGAAILLAQALRDHLALRDAQGAVVHLLDQKLWNPNPDFLSYTLSKAALEAATPMLALALAPRVRVVGVAPGLTLPSHMLDEDRFSKLHTLSPLGRSSTPADVAATVKFALENQSITGTTLVVDGGQHLMKFDRDFSLM; encoded by the coding sequence ATGAGCACAGTGCCCCTTCCTCCTGTTACGCCGGCCCGCCGCACCGTCCTGGTCACGGGTGCCGGCCGGCGCCTGGGCCGCGAAATTGCGCTGGCGCTGGCCGCGGGAGGCTGGCAGGTGGCAGTGCACTACCGCAGCTCGCGCGCCGAGGCCGAGCAAACGGCGGCCGATTGCGCAGGCCTCGCGGGCAGCTCGGCAGTCTTCGAGGCCGACCTGCTCGACGAAGGCGCCACCCGCGCCCTGCTGCCGCGCGTGGCGGCGCACTTCGGCGGGGTCGATGCCGTGGTCCACAGTGCGGCTCTCTTCGAGCACGACGACGCCGCGAGCTTCAGCTACGCGCTCATGGAGCGCCATGCGCGCAGCAACACCGGCGCGGCCATCCTGCTGGCGCAGGCGCTGCGCGACCACCTGGCGCTGCGCGATGCGCAGGGCGCGGTGGTGCACCTGCTCGACCAGAAGCTCTGGAACCCCAACCCCGACTTCCTGAGCTACACGCTGTCGAAGGCCGCGCTCGAGGCCGCCACGCCCATGCTGGCGCTGGCGCTGGCGCCGCGCGTGCGGGTGGTGGGCGTGGCGCCCGGCCTCACGCTGCCCAGCCACATGCTGGACGAAGACAGGTTCTCGAAGCTGCACACGCTCTCGCCGCTGGGCCGCTCTTCCACGCCGGCCGACGTGGCGGCCACGGTGAAGTTCGCGCTGGAGAACCAATCGATCACCGGCACCACGCTCGTGGTGGACGGCGGCCAGCACCTCATGAAATTCGACCGCGACTTCTCGCTGATGTGA
- a CDS encoding dihydroneopterin aldolase: MPSNPIGRQTLTLQGLRFDANLGILDQEKTAPQPIQVDAELHLGAQPLLPKDDDIYHVLDYRKVRRIIIDECTAEHVNLLETLIGKLAQRLLQLPGVVGVRVKIAKLEIFDDCEVAIRMEAGEW, encoded by the coding sequence ATGCCTTCCAACCCGATCGGCCGCCAGACACTCACCCTGCAGGGGCTGCGCTTCGACGCCAACCTGGGCATCCTCGACCAGGAAAAGACGGCGCCGCAGCCGATCCAGGTCGATGCCGAGCTGCACCTGGGCGCGCAGCCGCTGCTGCCGAAGGACGACGACATCTACCACGTGCTGGACTACCGCAAGGTGCGCCGCATCATCATCGACGAGTGCACGGCCGAGCATGTGAACCTGCTCGAAACCCTCATCGGCAAGCTCGCGCAGCGCTTGCTGCAGCTGCCCGGCGTGGTCGGCGTGCGGGTGAAGATCGCCAAGCTCGAGATCTTCGACGACTGCGAGGTGGCTATCCGCATGGAAGCCGGGGAATGGTGA
- the ttcA gene encoding tRNA 2-thiocytidine(32) synthetase TtcA, with protein MNAVWIDEAPVAGATTPANSLKIERETHKLEKRLCREVGRAIVDYNMIEEGDKVMVCVSGGKDSYAMLDILLKLKARAPIHFDIVAVNLDQKQPGFPEEVLPRYLSELGVDFHIENQDTYSIVKRVIPEGKTTCGLCSRLRRGILYRVADELGATKVALGHHRDDMLQTFFLNMFFAGKLKSMPPKLVSDDGRHIVIRPLAYVAEKDLVRWAQHREFPIIPCTLCGSQENLQRKQVGEMLREWDRKHPGRVENMFTALQNVVPSHLLDGTRHDFKGLKATGVADEDGDKAFDTPSFDLLSQAPAALRILQG; from the coding sequence ATGAACGCCGTCTGGATCGACGAGGCGCCCGTCGCCGGCGCCACCACCCCCGCCAATTCCCTGAAGATCGAGCGCGAGACGCACAAGCTCGAAAAGCGCCTGTGCCGCGAGGTCGGCCGCGCCATCGTCGACTACAACATGATCGAAGAAGGCGACAAGGTCATGGTGTGCGTCTCGGGCGGGAAGGACAGCTACGCGATGCTGGACATCCTGCTCAAGCTCAAGGCCCGCGCACCCATTCATTTCGACATCGTCGCGGTCAACCTCGACCAGAAGCAGCCCGGCTTTCCCGAAGAGGTGCTGCCCAGGTACCTGAGCGAACTGGGCGTGGACTTCCACATCGAGAACCAGGACACCTACAGCATCGTCAAGCGCGTGATTCCCGAGGGCAAGACCACCTGCGGCCTGTGCAGCCGGCTGCGCCGCGGCATCCTGTACCGCGTGGCGGACGAGCTGGGCGCCACCAAGGTCGCGCTCGGCCACCACCGCGACGACATGCTGCAGACTTTCTTCCTCAACATGTTCTTCGCGGGCAAGCTCAAGAGCATGCCGCCCAAGCTGGTGAGCGACGACGGCAGGCACATCGTGATCCGCCCGCTGGCCTACGTGGCCGAGAAAGACCTGGTGCGCTGGGCGCAGCACCGCGAATTCCCGATCATTCCGTGCACGCTCTGCGGCAGCCAGGAAAACCTGCAGCGCAAGCAGGTCGGCGAGATGCTGCGCGAGTGGGACAGGAAGCACCCCGGCCGCGTGGAGAACATGTTCACCGCGCTGCAGAACGTGGTGCCTTCGCATCTGCTCGACGGAACGCGGCACGACTTCAAGGGTCTGAAGGCGACCGGCGTGGCCGACGAAGACGGCGACAAGGCCTTCGACACGCCCTCTTTCGACCTGCTCTCCCAGGCACCTGCAGCCCTGCGCATCCTTCAGGGCTGA
- a CDS encoding DUF4136 domain-containing protein has protein sequence MKRAFSALLLIATLSGCATSWVVDSDVKSFSSLGTVPPGATYRFERLPSQQADPARQESLEAMAAAALDKVGLRRDDARPQYSAQIGARVTAGLSPWADPWLFDGPWGYGYGYPGYPRRWYGGGWYGGPAFMPPAANPWYEREVSIVLRETGSNRVVYETRARNDGPYNLSATILPVMFQAALQGFPNPPQGERRVNIELSAAKK, from the coding sequence ATGAAACGTGCGTTTTCAGCTCTTCTTCTGATAGCAACACTGAGCGGCTGCGCCACCTCCTGGGTGGTCGACAGCGATGTGAAAAGCTTTTCGTCGCTTGGCACGGTGCCGCCCGGCGCCACCTACCGCTTCGAGCGCCTGCCATCGCAGCAGGCCGACCCCGCGCGGCAGGAATCGCTCGAAGCCATGGCCGCCGCCGCACTCGACAAGGTCGGCCTGCGCCGCGACGATGCCAGGCCGCAGTACAGCGCGCAGATCGGCGCCCGCGTCACGGCGGGCCTCTCGCCCTGGGCCGATCCGTGGCTCTTCGATGGTCCCTGGGGCTATGGCTACGGCTATCCCGGCTATCCACGCCGCTGGTATGGCGGCGGCTGGTACGGCGGCCCGGCCTTCATGCCGCCCGCGGCCAACCCCTGGTACGAGCGCGAAGTGAGCATCGTGCTGCGGGAGACCGGCTCGAACCGCGTGGTCTACGAAACACGGGCCCGCAACGACGGCCCGTACAACCTCAGCGCGACCATCCTGCCGGTGATGTTCCAGGCCGCGCTGCAGGGCTTTCCGAATCCGCCCCAGGGCGAGCGCCGGGTGAACATCGAGCTGTCCGCGGCCAAGAAATGA
- a CDS encoding histidine phosphatase family protein: protein MEEITRLIAVRHGETAWNVDTRIQGQLDIGLNDTGLWQARRVGQALAHEDIGAIYASDLSRAWQTAQEIARPHGLAVQPEPGLRERAFGHFEGMSFAEIESTLPEQARRWRERDPEFQPEGGESLLVFRERVTRIAARIAARHPGQLVALVAHGGVMDVLYRAATRQELQAPRTWQLGNAAINRMLWTPEGFSLVGWSDTAHLAADDDILDESTT from the coding sequence ATGGAAGAAATCACACGCCTGATTGCCGTTCGCCATGGCGAAACCGCCTGGAACGTCGACACGCGCATCCAGGGCCAGCTCGACATCGGCCTCAACGACACGGGGCTCTGGCAAGCCCGGCGCGTCGGCCAGGCGCTGGCGCACGAAGATATCGGCGCCATTTATGCCAGCGACCTGTCGCGCGCCTGGCAGACCGCACAGGAGATCGCCAGGCCCCATGGCCTGGCGGTGCAGCCCGAGCCCGGCCTGCGCGAACGCGCCTTCGGCCACTTCGAGGGCATGAGCTTTGCCGAGATCGAGTCCACCCTGCCCGAGCAGGCCCGGCGCTGGCGCGAGCGCGACCCCGAGTTCCAGCCCGAGGGCGGCGAGAGCCTGCTGGTCTTCCGCGAGCGCGTGACGCGCATCGCAGCCCGCATCGCCGCGCGCCATCCGGGCCAGCTGGTGGCGCTGGTGGCGCACGGCGGCGTGATGGACGTGCTCTACCGCGCCGCCACGCGCCAGGAGCTGCAGGCGCCGCGCACCTGGCAGCTCGGCAATGCGGCCATCAACCGCATGCTGTGGACGCCCGAGGGCTTCAGCCTGGTCGGCTGGAGCGACACCGCCCACCTGGCGGCGGACGACGACATCCTCGACGAATCGACGACCTAG